A window from Micromonospora profundi encodes these proteins:
- a CDS encoding TetR/AcrR family transcriptional regulator — MTNRTTTPARPDGAATQSKRYLERRAKLVEGAHRVFERDGFIDARITDIAKEVGLAHGSFYTYFSSKEEIFRVVAEQIQAEMFDGQRGGSADLTPYQRIEAANRRYLESYRRHSRIMAIIEQVSTFNDDIHKIRESRAQQTMSRTERSIRRLQADGFADPDLDPHLSAVALTSMLSRFAYLWMGADAGPDYEFDLDAAVDGLTRLWANAIGLKKD; from the coding sequence GTGACAAACAGGACCACCACGCCGGCGCGTCCGGACGGCGCGGCGACGCAGTCGAAGCGCTATCTCGAGCGTCGCGCCAAGCTGGTGGAGGGCGCCCACCGGGTCTTCGAGCGGGACGGGTTCATCGATGCCCGGATCACCGACATCGCGAAGGAGGTCGGCCTCGCGCACGGCTCGTTCTACACGTACTTCTCCTCCAAAGAGGAGATCTTCCGGGTCGTCGCGGAGCAGATCCAGGCCGAGATGTTCGACGGCCAGCGCGGCGGGTCGGCCGACCTCACCCCGTACCAACGGATCGAGGCCGCCAACCGCCGCTACCTGGAGTCCTACCGCCGGCACAGCCGGATCATGGCGATCATCGAGCAGGTGTCCACGTTCAACGACGACATCCACAAGATCCGTGAGTCCCGGGCGCAGCAGACCATGAGCCGGACCGAACGCTCGATCCGCAGGCTCCAGGCCGACGGCTTCGCCGACCCGGACCTCGACCCGCACCTGAGCGCCGTGGCCCTCACCTCGATGCTCAGCCGCTTCGCGTACCTGTGGATGGGCGCCGACGCCGGCCCCGACTACGAGTTCGACCTCGACGCCGCCGTCGACGGCCTGACCCGCCTGTGGGCCAACGCGATCGGGCTCAAGAAGGACTGA
- a CDS encoding ABC transporter ATP-binding protein, with protein MTSAEQAALEIRDLGIRFAGSPEPAVRNVSFTVGRGEVLGVAGESGSGKSSIALAALGLLPPDAEVTGSIRLGDQELVGLRGRRLRAIRGRRIAMIFQESVSALHPMRRVGDQIVRVIRAHLPGSRAEAGARAVAALHDVRLDPDRVMGSYPHQLSGGMCQRVMIAMALSCEADVVLADEPTTALDVSLQKDILVLLRELVASRGLSAVFISHDLGVLGDVSDRVMVLYRGEVKEVGAVDAMLSRPQHPYSQALLDCVPRLGGDRLRTFPEIAADQAGGWTGGGCNYAARCPRAADDCREHPDLRVVQESLVRCRHPLGEAAPAGSAGRTEVLR; from the coding sequence GTGACAAGCGCGGAGCAGGCGGCCCTGGAGATCCGCGACCTGGGAATCAGGTTCGCGGGGAGCCCCGAGCCCGCGGTGCGGAACGTCTCGTTCACTGTCGGACGCGGTGAGGTCCTCGGCGTGGCGGGGGAGTCCGGCAGCGGCAAATCCTCTATCGCCCTCGCCGCGCTGGGACTGCTGCCGCCGGACGCCGAGGTGACCGGAAGCATCCGCCTCGGCGACCAGGAGCTGGTCGGGCTCCGGGGCCGCCGGCTCCGCGCGATTCGCGGTCGGAGGATCGCTATGATCTTCCAGGAGAGCGTTTCGGCGCTGCATCCGATGCGCCGGGTGGGTGACCAGATCGTCCGGGTGATCCGGGCGCACCTGCCCGGCAGTCGGGCCGAGGCCGGTGCGCGCGCGGTGGCGGCGCTGCACGACGTCCGGCTCGACCCTGATCGGGTCATGGGCAGCTACCCGCACCAGCTCTCCGGCGGCATGTGCCAGCGAGTGATGATCGCGATGGCGCTCAGCTGCGAGGCCGACGTGGTCCTCGCCGACGAGCCCACCACGGCGCTTGACGTCTCGTTGCAGAAGGACATCCTCGTCCTGCTGCGGGAACTGGTCGCCTCGCGCGGCCTGAGTGCCGTGTTCATCAGCCACGACCTGGGTGTTCTCGGCGACGTGAGCGACCGGGTGATGGTGCTCTACCGCGGCGAGGTGAAGGAGGTCGGTGCGGTGGACGCGATGCTGAGCCGGCCGCAGCACCCCTATTCGCAGGCGCTGCTGGACTGCGTGCCGCGGCTCGGGGGCGACCGGCTGCGGACCTTCCCGGAGATCGCCGCCGACCAGGCGGGCGGTTGGACCGGCGGTGGGTGCAACTACGCGGCCCGCTGCCCCCGTGCCGCCGACGACTGTCGGGAGCATCCCGACCTGCGGGTTGTCCAGGAGAGCCTGGTGCGCTGCCGGCATCCGCTGGGTGAGGCGGCTCCCGCCGGCAGTGCCGGCCGAACGGAGGTGCTGCGGTGA
- a CDS encoding ABC transporter permease, with the protein MTTSMDPRTAATPLRVRVGLGARRPRSASGPRAVAFWIGSAVVVLVLLAGLLAPWLAPYDPLAIDPADPYAGPSAAHWLGTDANGRDVLSRLMHGSASSFRGIAITVGVAGVFGSLWGLVAGYIGGPVDEVLMRLADAVISFPGIVLAIAITGALGPSLLTAMLSVGVVFAPIVARLLRAQVLALRQAEFVLVARSLGVRGWRIALRHVLPNAMGPVVVQLCGLASTALIIEAALGFLGLGVQPPAPSWGPDLARAYADFYVNPLLTVAPGLLITATAFAISQVGDGLRDRLRIG; encoded by the coding sequence ATGACCACGTCGATGGACCCCCGCACCGCGGCCACGCCGCTGCGCGTCCGTGTCGGGCTGGGCGCCCGACGGCCACGGTCGGCAAGCGGCCCGCGCGCGGTCGCCTTCTGGATCGGTTCCGCGGTCGTCGTGCTGGTGCTGCTGGCCGGTCTGCTCGCGCCCTGGCTGGCGCCGTACGACCCGCTGGCCATCGACCCGGCCGACCCGTACGCCGGGCCGTCCGCCGCGCACTGGCTCGGCACCGACGCGAACGGCCGCGACGTGCTGTCCCGACTGATGCACGGTTCGGCCTCCAGCTTCCGCGGAATCGCCATCACCGTCGGTGTGGCCGGCGTGTTCGGCAGCCTGTGGGGCCTCGTCGCCGGCTATATCGGCGGGCCCGTCGACGAGGTGTTGATGCGCCTCGCCGACGCCGTGATCTCCTTCCCGGGCATCGTGCTGGCCATCGCGATCACCGGCGCGCTCGGCCCGAGCCTGCTCACCGCGATGCTCTCCGTCGGTGTCGTCTTCGCCCCGATCGTCGCCCGGCTGCTGCGCGCCCAGGTGCTGGCGCTGCGGCAGGCGGAGTTCGTGCTTGTGGCCCGCTCGCTCGGCGTACGCGGCTGGCGGATCGCGTTGCGGCACGTGCTGCCCAATGCCATGGGACCTGTCGTCGTCCAGCTCTGCGGCCTGGCCAGCACCGCGCTGATCATCGAGGCCGCGCTCGGATTCCTCGGCCTGGGCGTGCAACCGCCGGCACCCAGCTGGGGCCCGGACTTGGCCCGCGCCTACGCCGACTTCTACGTCAACCCGTTGCTCACCGTCGCCCCCGGCCTGCTGATCACCGCAACCGCGTTCGCGATCAGCCAGGTCGGTGACGGCCTGCGCGACCGCCTACGGATCGGATGA
- a CDS encoding ABC transporter substrate-binding protein has translation MSTFGPRRLPTTALAVSILVLATGSACGSGDSGTDSTAAAPLKIGTVNFPTSLDPTVSSSGYDYPHLNLVYDRLLVGDPKTGELGPGLATSWKVADDGSSITLELREGVKFSDGTTMDAAAVKASMDRFKASANGQDIASVSAITAEGANTVVLTMSKPDSSIPTALSDRAGMIVSPAAVEKGGKDFAARPVGTGKYTLESLQTGAAVNYKRNDAYWGDKGKAPTLNWQVFKDPQAMVTAFQSNVVDVAISVPPLSVEKLKTVPGKQVVVGPAYSETMINFNAKLAPTDKVEIRQAINYALDREVIRKAASGDAAEVTWTALPPTHPYHDASITPTYAYDEAKAKALVAQATGGKRVAMKCLTFPGLNYETSGPIIIDSLKKIGIDVTIQSETAAAATEAFWAKSQAPCFLSGWTGHADPAITYGRLLNPDSFYNAGKTDFGTAQLQDKLLTTYDFAPRKAAATDLAKKVAEVAPFAPLFTVPMIVGLSDQVDGYEPNASGRPDMSTVARK, from the coding sequence ATGTCCACCTTCGGCCCACGCCGCCTACCCACCACCGCCCTCGCCGTCAGCATCCTCGTTCTCGCGACCGGCTCCGCCTGCGGATCCGGCGACTCCGGAACCGACTCGACAGCCGCCGCACCCCTGAAGATCGGCACGGTGAACTTCCCGACCTCGCTGGACCCGACAGTGAGTTCCTCGGGGTACGACTACCCGCACCTCAACCTGGTCTACGACCGCCTCCTGGTCGGCGATCCCAAGACCGGTGAGCTCGGCCCCGGTCTGGCCACCTCGTGGAAGGTCGCCGACGACGGCTCCTCGATCACCCTGGAACTGCGCGAGGGCGTCAAGTTCTCCGACGGTACGACGATGGACGCCGCCGCCGTGAAGGCCAGCATGGACCGGTTCAAGGCGTCCGCGAACGGCCAGGACATCGCCAGTGTCTCCGCGATCACCGCCGAGGGCGCCAACACCGTGGTGCTCACGATGAGCAAGCCGGACTCCTCGATCCCGACGGCGTTGAGTGACCGGGCCGGGATGATCGTCTCGCCGGCCGCTGTCGAGAAGGGGGGCAAGGACTTCGCCGCCCGTCCGGTCGGCACCGGGAAGTACACGCTGGAGAGCCTGCAGACCGGGGCTGCCGTCAACTACAAGCGCAACGACGCGTACTGGGGTGACAAGGGCAAGGCGCCCACCCTCAACTGGCAGGTGTTCAAGGACCCGCAGGCCATGGTGACGGCGTTCCAGAGCAACGTCGTCGATGTGGCGATCTCGGTGCCGCCGCTGAGTGTCGAGAAGCTCAAGACGGTGCCGGGCAAGCAGGTGGTGGTCGGTCCCGCGTACTCCGAGACCATGATCAACTTTAACGCGAAGCTGGCGCCCACCGACAAGGTGGAGATCCGGCAGGCCATCAACTACGCGCTAGACCGCGAGGTCATCCGTAAGGCGGCAAGCGGTGACGCCGCCGAGGTGACCTGGACGGCGCTGCCGCCGACGCACCCGTACCACGACGCGTCGATCACACCCACCTACGCGTACGACGAGGCGAAGGCCAAGGCGCTCGTCGCCCAGGCCACCGGTGGCAAGCGGGTCGCCATGAAGTGCCTGACCTTCCCGGGCCTCAACTACGAGACCAGCGGCCCGATCATCATCGACTCGCTGAAGAAGATCGGCATCGACGTCACCATCCAGTCCGAGACCGCCGCCGCGGCCACCGAGGCGTTCTGGGCCAAGAGTCAGGCGCCCTGCTTCCTGTCCGGCTGGACCGGCCACGCCGACCCGGCGATCACCTACGGCCGGTTGCTCAACCCGGACTCCTTCTACAACGCCGGCAAGACCGACTTCGGCACCGCGCAACTGCAGGACAAGCTGCTGACCACGTACGACTTCGCGCCGCGCAAGGCGGCGGCCACCGACCTCGCCAAGAAGGTGGCCGAGGTCGCGCCGTTCGCGCCGCTGTTCACCGTACCGATGATCGTCGGTCTGTCCGACCAGGTCGACGGCTACGAGCCGAACGCCAGCGGCCGGCCGGACATGTCGACGGTGGCCCGGAAGTGA
- a CDS encoding ABC transporter ATP-binding protein, which translates to MSDVLRVSKVSKDYGSRGRVHRVLSDVSLELARGEVLGVVGESGSGKSTLGRIVAGFLPPSGGSVEHLAGGPRSVQMIVQESAGALNPRLPVWRSMAEVTAVNRRLTRRFREPSMEYVRYVGLSDADADRRPTQLSGGQRQRVSIARALAAKPAVLVCDEAVSSLDVSVRATVLNLLNRVRVDFGIAMIFISHDIAVVSHLADRVLVLSNGKVMEHGPTEQVLTRPESDYTRALIAATPSLERRLMHSAEGA; encoded by the coding sequence GTGAGCGACGTCCTGCGGGTGTCGAAGGTGTCGAAGGACTACGGCTCCCGCGGCCGCGTCCACCGCGTGCTCTCCGACGTCAGCCTGGAGCTGGCGCGCGGCGAGGTGCTCGGCGTCGTCGGTGAGTCCGGCTCGGGCAAGTCGACGCTGGGCCGAATCGTCGCCGGCTTCCTGCCGCCGAGCGGAGGCAGCGTCGAGCACCTCGCCGGCGGGCCACGGTCGGTGCAGATGATCGTCCAGGAGTCGGCCGGGGCGTTGAACCCCCGGCTGCCGGTCTGGCGTTCGATGGCCGAGGTCACGGCCGTCAACCGGCGGCTGACCCGCCGGTTCCGTGAGCCGTCGATGGAGTACGTCCGGTACGTCGGGCTCAGCGACGCCGACGCCGACCGTCGTCCGACGCAACTGTCCGGCGGTCAGCGCCAGCGCGTCTCGATCGCCCGGGCGCTCGCCGCCAAGCCCGCCGTGCTGGTCTGCGACGAGGCGGTGTCCTCGCTCGACGTCTCGGTACGCGCCACGGTCCTCAACCTGCTCAACCGGGTCCGCGTGGACTTCGGCATCGCGATGATCTTCATCTCGCACGACATCGCCGTCGTGAGCCATCTGGCCGACCGGGTACTGGTGCTGAGCAACGGAAAGGTGATGGAACACGGGCCGACCGAGCAGGTGCTCACCCGACCCGAGTCGGACTACACCCGCGCCCTGATCGCGGCGACCCCCAGCCTGGAACGTCGCCTGATGCATTCCGCCGAAGGAGCCTGA
- a CDS encoding CaiB/BaiF CoA transferase family protein: MSTAAGGGGGVSTAAGGGSGVSAAAGALAGIRVIELGHAIAGPHCAQMLADHGADVVKVEPPVGEMSRDALPVVDGVSVYFASHNRGKRSVCLDLKTPHGLELLLRLCDTADVVLTNYGADVPQRLGWSYDVLRARNPRLVMVHVTGFGSGASDAPRAAYDGVIQAMSGIADLTGQPGGEPTFVGAFVADHVAAYHATIAVLMALREREITGVGTSVDVSMLDSYTAMLAHEVGLAAAGVPRGRWGNQVQTAFANVFAARDGQVFLAPLGDAAWQRFWAVLGGTDVSYDESTGEARERLEQVVGDWTSSRTVAEVLGAMHAAGVAAGPMRPVGEAVAAMAGTGMVLTVDGPDGRPVRVPGRPVRVGLTDRPGALTVPRTGEHTAEILTELGLAPHQQQDPAERGPAAPVARSQEEDR; the protein is encoded by the coding sequence ATGAGCACGGCAGCCGGTGGTGGCGGCGGCGTGAGCACGGCAGCCGGTGGTGGCAGCGGCGTGAGCGCGGCAGCCGGTGCGTTGGCCGGCATCCGGGTGATCGAGCTCGGCCACGCGATCGCCGGCCCGCACTGCGCGCAGATGCTCGCCGACCACGGCGCGGACGTCGTCAAGGTCGAGCCGCCGGTGGGGGAGATGTCCCGCGACGCCCTGCCCGTCGTGGACGGTGTGAGCGTCTACTTCGCCTCGCACAACCGCGGCAAGCGCAGCGTCTGCCTGGACCTCAAGACCCCACACGGTCTGGAGCTGCTGCTCCGGCTGTGCGACACCGCGGACGTCGTGCTCACCAACTACGGCGCCGACGTGCCGCAGCGACTGGGCTGGTCCTACGACGTGCTCCGGGCCCGCAATCCGCGGCTGGTGATGGTGCACGTCACAGGCTTCGGCTCCGGAGCGTCCGACGCGCCCCGGGCCGCGTACGACGGCGTCATCCAGGCGATGAGCGGGATCGCCGACCTCACCGGGCAACCCGGCGGAGAGCCGACGTTCGTCGGCGCCTTCGTGGCCGACCACGTGGCCGCGTACCACGCGACGATCGCCGTGCTCATGGCGCTGCGCGAGCGCGAGATCACTGGCGTCGGAACGTCCGTCGACGTGAGCATGCTCGACTCGTACACCGCCATGCTGGCCCACGAGGTCGGCCTGGCGGCCGCCGGCGTCCCCCGTGGACGCTGGGGCAACCAGGTCCAGACCGCCTTCGCGAACGTCTTTGCGGCGCGGGACGGGCAGGTCTTCCTGGCACCCTTGGGCGACGCCGCCTGGCAGCGGTTCTGGGCGGTGCTGGGCGGCACCGACGTCAGCTACGACGAGTCCACCGGAGAGGCGCGGGAGCGCCTGGAACAGGTGGTCGGCGACTGGACCTCCAGCCGCACCGTCGCGGAGGTGCTCGGCGCGATGCACGCCGCGGGCGTGGCGGCGGGACCGATGCGCCCGGTCGGGGAGGCCGTCGCGGCGATGGCCGGAACGGGCATGGTGCTGACGGTGGACGGCCCCGACGGCCGCCCGGTGCGGGTGCCCGGCCGGCCGGTGCGCGTGGGCCTCACCGACCGCCCGGGCGCGCTCACCGTGCCGCGGACCGGCGAACACACGGCGGAAATCCTCACCGAACTCGGGCTCGCCCCGCACCAGCAGCAGGACCCGGCCGAGCGCGGGCCGGCCGCCCCGGTAGCGCGATCGCAGGAGGAAGACCGATGA
- a CDS encoding nitroreductase family protein encodes MDVFEAIRTTRAMRRLDPTVPVTDEQLWTILGAAHCAPSGGNAQWLRWVVVTDAERRARLGEIYRACWAPVRRRYDDRVPTDPEAAEKQARMLRSADHLAEHMGEAPVLIVPVTTVDEPSSVFPAVQNLMLAARALGLGTTLTTTHRHAADEVREVLGLPPDAITWALIPVGVPTGRWGEARRRPLESVVYWDTWEATR; translated from the coding sequence ATGGACGTCTTCGAGGCGATCCGGACGACGCGCGCGATGCGGCGGCTGGATCCCACGGTGCCGGTCACCGACGAACAACTGTGGACCATCCTGGGCGCGGCCCACTGCGCGCCCTCCGGCGGCAACGCGCAGTGGCTGCGCTGGGTGGTGGTCACCGACGCCGAACGACGCGCCCGACTCGGCGAGATTTACCGGGCCTGCTGGGCGCCGGTCCGCCGGCGCTACGACGACCGCGTGCCCACCGACCCGGAGGCGGCCGAGAAGCAGGCCCGGATGCTGCGGTCGGCGGACCACCTGGCCGAGCACATGGGTGAGGCGCCGGTCCTCATCGTTCCGGTGACGACCGTGGACGAGCCGTCGTCGGTGTTCCCGGCGGTGCAGAACCTCATGCTGGCGGCGCGGGCGCTGGGCCTGGGCACGACGCTGACCACCACGCACCGGCACGCCGCCGACGAGGTGCGGGAGGTGCTCGGCCTGCCACCGGACGCGATCACCTGGGCGCTGATCCCGGTCGGCGTCCCGACTGGCCGCTGGGGCGAGGCCCGCAGACGTCCGCTGGAGTCGGTCGTCTACTGGGACACCTGGGAGGCGACCCGGTGA
- a CDS encoding AMP-binding protein — protein MTYPTAHALRWPDRPAVVIAETGETLTYGQLDDASRRLARAMWNAGLRPGDHVALMMANHLSFLEVYWAAMRSGLVLTPIGTSLTADEAAWIVDSCGARALVVDAAAPAAGALAAVPAMALRLAVGGPLAGFDDYAETLAASSAEPLEHEPLGVAMVYSSGSTGRPKGVRRELSGRTVQEGHPHFLRWLRELWKFTDDSVFLTPAPLYHAAPLSFSSTVTAAGGTVVLMRRFDADAALTAIERYGITHALMVPTMFVRLLRLPAERRKAAVLDSLSVVIHGAGPCAVDVKRQMIDWLGPILLEYYAGSEDNGTTFIDSQEWLTHPGSVGRAIAGCRVHICGPEGDELPAGQDGLVYFEAEGGRSDFEYVGGADSSAARHPIRPDWSTLGDIGHLDDEGYLYLTDRRDYLIISGGVNISPQEIENAVIGYEPVVDVAVFGVPDEELGEQVVAVIQPVDPAADRDELVAGLLAYLAGRLARHKIPRSVFVVEALPRLPTGKLAKNRLRERYLPARTLDTTAGPQEFRASVRALLERELPPGWSGLGALGEDELHKWIARWRAVLARHRLLAPGWPVEHGGLGLAPDQQVVLQEEFARAGVPSGSGNDPFGIDMLGNTLLALGTPEQQAHYLPRILDGTDVWCQGFSEPGAGSDLAAVQTRAVLGADGRWRLTGQKIWTSNAHLASWIFVLARTGTRAERHRGLTFLLVPLDQPGVEVRPIRQLSGASHFNEVFFTDAVAADVVGAVGEGWAVAMALLGHERGQSATTQAIRYRAEWERLVRTAREHGMLERAWVRDGLAAAYVRIEVMDALGRRLAGGGLTGADAAGDAALFKLQWSAHHQAVTELALEILGPEATTPTGRVLELGYGGPDAAGAPISSASWVDIFYNARPGTIYAGTTQVLRNVVAERLLGMPKEVRPAGPG, from the coding sequence ATGACGTACCCCACGGCGCACGCGCTCCGGTGGCCGGACCGGCCGGCGGTGGTGATCGCCGAGACCGGCGAAACCCTCACCTACGGTCAGCTGGACGACGCCTCCCGCCGACTGGCGCGGGCGATGTGGAACGCCGGCCTGCGCCCCGGAGACCACGTCGCACTGATGATGGCCAACCACCTGAGCTTCCTGGAGGTGTACTGGGCGGCCATGCGGTCCGGGCTGGTCCTCACCCCGATCGGCACCTCGCTGACCGCCGACGAGGCGGCCTGGATCGTCGACAGTTGCGGGGCCAGAGCCCTTGTGGTGGACGCGGCGGCACCCGCTGCGGGCGCCCTCGCCGCCGTACCCGCAATGGCGTTGAGGCTTGCCGTCGGTGGCCCGCTGGCGGGCTTCGACGACTACGCCGAGACGCTCGCGGCGTCGTCGGCCGAGCCGCTGGAGCACGAGCCGCTGGGCGTCGCGATGGTCTACAGCTCCGGCAGCACCGGGCGGCCCAAGGGGGTACGCCGCGAGTTGTCCGGCCGCACCGTGCAGGAGGGACACCCGCATTTCCTGCGCTGGCTCAGGGAGCTGTGGAAGTTCACCGACGACTCGGTGTTCCTGACTCCGGCCCCGCTGTACCACGCCGCGCCCCTGTCGTTCTCCAGCACCGTCACGGCGGCCGGCGGCACCGTCGTGCTGATGCGCAGGTTCGACGCGGACGCGGCGCTCACGGCGATCGAGCGGTACGGCATCACCCACGCGCTGATGGTGCCCACGATGTTCGTCCGGCTGCTGCGGCTGCCCGCCGAGCGGCGTAAGGCCGCTGTGCTCGACTCGCTGTCCGTCGTGATCCACGGTGCCGGACCGTGCGCCGTCGACGTCAAACGCCAGATGATCGACTGGCTGGGGCCGATCCTGCTGGAGTACTACGCCGGCAGCGAGGACAACGGCACCACATTCATCGATTCGCAGGAGTGGCTGACGCACCCGGGGTCGGTGGGCCGCGCCATCGCCGGCTGCCGCGTGCACATCTGCGGCCCCGAGGGGGACGAGCTGCCGGCCGGGCAGGACGGCCTTGTGTACTTCGAGGCCGAGGGCGGTCGGTCCGACTTCGAGTACGTCGGTGGGGCCGACAGCTCGGCGGCCCGCCACCCGATACGCCCGGACTGGTCCACGCTCGGCGATATCGGCCACCTCGACGACGAGGGCTACCTCTACCTCACCGACCGACGGGACTATCTGATCATCTCGGGGGGCGTCAACATCTCGCCCCAGGAGATCGAGAACGCGGTGATCGGCTACGAGCCGGTGGTCGACGTCGCCGTGTTCGGCGTTCCGGACGAGGAACTCGGCGAGCAGGTCGTGGCGGTCATCCAGCCCGTCGACCCGGCCGCCGACCGGGACGAGCTCGTGGCCGGGCTGCTCGCGTACCTGGCCGGTCGGCTGGCCCGGCACAAGATTCCGCGGTCGGTGTTCGTGGTGGAGGCCCTGCCGCGACTGCCCACCGGCAAGCTCGCCAAGAACCGCCTGCGGGAGCGGTACCTGCCGGCCCGCACCCTGGACACGACCGCCGGGCCGCAGGAGTTCCGGGCCTCCGTACGCGCGCTGTTGGAAAGGGAACTTCCGCCCGGCTGGAGCGGGCTCGGGGCGCTCGGGGAGGACGAACTGCACAAGTGGATAGCGCGCTGGCGAGCGGTGCTGGCCCGGCACCGCCTGCTCGCCCCCGGCTGGCCGGTCGAGCACGGCGGGCTCGGTCTCGCCCCGGACCAGCAGGTGGTGCTCCAGGAGGAGTTCGCAAGGGCCGGAGTGCCAAGCGGCAGCGGCAACGACCCGTTCGGCATCGACATGCTGGGCAACACCCTGCTCGCCCTCGGTACGCCCGAACAGCAGGCCCACTACCTGCCCCGGATCCTCGACGGCACCGACGTGTGGTGCCAGGGCTTCTCCGAGCCGGGTGCCGGATCCGACCTGGCAGCGGTGCAGACCCGTGCGGTGCTCGGCGCCGACGGGCGCTGGCGGCTCACCGGGCAGAAGATCTGGACGTCGAACGCGCACCTGGCGTCCTGGATCTTCGTGCTGGCCCGTACCGGCACCCGCGCCGAACGGCACCGTGGCCTGACCTTCCTGCTCGTGCCGCTGGACCAGCCGGGCGTCGAGGTACGCCCGATCCGGCAGCTCTCCGGCGCCTCCCACTTCAACGAGGTGTTCTTCACCGACGCGGTGGCCGCCGACGTGGTGGGCGCCGTCGGCGAGGGCTGGGCGGTCGCCATGGCGCTGCTCGGCCACGAGCGTGGGCAGTCCGCCACGACCCAGGCGATCCGGTACCGCGCGGAGTGGGAGCGGCTGGTCCGTACCGCCCGGGAGCACGGCATGCTGGAGCGGGCCTGGGTACGCGACGGCCTTGCCGCCGCGTACGTCCGGATCGAGGTGATGGACGCGCTCGGCCGGCGGCTGGCCGGCGGCGGCCTCACCGGTGCCGACGCGGCGGGGGACGCCGCCCTGTTCAAGTTGCAGTGGAGCGCGCACCACCAGGCGGTGACCGAGCTGGCCCTGGAGATCCTCGGGCCGGAGGCCACCACGCCGACCGGGCGTGTGCTGGAGCTGGGCTACGGCGGCCCGGACGCGGCCGGCGCGCCGATCAGCTCGGCCTCCTGGGTCGACATCTTCTACAACGCGCGACCCGGAACCATCTACGCCGGCACCACCCAGGTGCTGCGCAACGTGGTGGCCGAGCGCCTACTCGGGATGCCGAAGGAGGTGCGACCGGCAGGCCCCGGCTGA
- a CDS encoding ABC transporter permease — protein MRAFLIRRLATFVPTLLLITLMVFGLQQIVPGGPAEAIAGAGSTQESIDEINRQLGLDRPLIEQYTSWIGNLVRGDLGTSYFSREPVDTLLARRLEPTVLIVVSALVLALVIGGGAGLWAAARRRHLDGRSVLAVSGIGLAVPDFWLATIAAGFIGLDLALLPAVGYTPLADDWVQTIRSIILPVLVLSFATGALVCRHVRSAVGQALDSPHIRTAWAMGLTPRQVYLGDALRSAAPAVVTLLPLLVATLVGASVVVENVFAIPGLGGLIVQSVDNRDYATLQGTVLLMALLVLILNFVADLVLARLDRRVAA, from the coding sequence ATGCGTGCCTTCCTGATTCGCAGACTGGCCACCTTCGTGCCCACGCTGCTGCTGATCACCCTGATGGTGTTCGGGCTGCAACAGATCGTGCCGGGCGGCCCCGCCGAGGCGATCGCCGGCGCGGGATCGACCCAGGAGTCGATCGACGAGATCAACAGGCAGCTCGGGCTGGACCGCCCGCTGATCGAGCAGTACACCTCCTGGATCGGCAACCTGGTACGCGGCGATCTCGGCACGTCGTACTTCAGCCGGGAGCCGGTGGACACGCTGCTCGCCCGCCGGCTCGAACCGACAGTGCTGATCGTGGTGTCGGCCCTTGTGCTGGCCCTGGTGATCGGCGGCGGGGCCGGACTGTGGGCGGCGGCCCGCCGTCGCCACCTGGACGGCCGCTCGGTGCTCGCGGTGTCCGGCATCGGCCTGGCCGTTCCGGACTTCTGGCTGGCGACGATCGCGGCCGGCTTCATCGGCCTCGACCTGGCACTGTTGCCGGCTGTCGGCTACACGCCGCTCGCCGACGACTGGGTGCAGACGATCCGCTCGATCATCCTCCCCGTCCTGGTGCTCTCCTTCGCCACCGGCGCGCTCGTCTGCCGGCACGTACGCAGCGCCGTCGGTCAGGCGCTGGACAGCCCGCACATCCGGACGGCCTGGGCCATGGGCCTCACGCCCCGGCAGGTGTACCTCGGCGACGCGCTGCGCTCGGCGGCACCCGCCGTGGTGACCCTGTTGCCGCTGCTCGTGGCCACACTTGTGGGCGCCTCCGTGGTCGTCGAGAACGTGTTCGCGATCCCCGGCCTGGGCGGTCTCATCGTGCAGTCGGTGGACAACCGGGACTACGCGACGTTGCAGGGCACTGTGCTGCTGATGGCGCTGCTGGTGCTCATCCTCAACTTTGTCGCCGACCTCGTGCTCGCCCGGCTCGATCGGCGGGTGGCGGCATGA